One genomic segment of Rivularia sp. PCC 7116 includes these proteins:
- a CDS encoding copper resistance system multicopper oxidase: MNYKTNALTRRNFLRFTTGIGIAVGLDSLVPAYARQVVANETGKGRNYPDVIDLKVQETAVKIGNKQAKALTVNGSVPGALIRLREGQNVTINVTNELKKDTSIHWHGILLRPNMDGVPGVSFAGIKPGQTFTYRFPVAQNGTYWYHSHSGLQEQRGHYGALIIDPIEPEPFEYDQDYVVMLSDWTFDNPHDILANLKKMPAYYNYQRRTIADLSKDLAWRRMRMDPADIADVTGATYTYLMNGLVPDSNWTGLFQAGNKVRLRFINGSAMTFFDVRIPGLKMTVVQADGQNVQPVSVDEFRIGVAETYDVIVEPQDEQAYTIFAETMDRSGYARGTLAVHEGLRAPLPERRERPLRTMADMGMAHDMSGMNGDSSMKDMPGMNNNSSMNHDMSGMNSNSSMKDMPGMNDNSSMNHDMSGMNGDDSSMKDMPGMNHDMSKNDAGVPHGPDDHGLGNATVPMMVKSRLHEPGVGLENTGHRVLVYTDLRSLKPGYDKRKPERELELHLTGIMERYMWSFDGKKYSEDKEITFYNGERLRLIFVNDTMMEHPIHLHGMWMELDNGAGEYKPRKHTINVKPAERLPVEINVDAPGKWAFHCHLLYHMKVGMFRTVAVVNRG; encoded by the coding sequence GTGAATTATAAGACTAATGCACTTACCAGACGCAACTTTTTACGTTTCACAACCGGAATCGGCATAGCAGTAGGGCTAGATAGTCTTGTACCTGCATATGCCAGACAAGTAGTTGCGAATGAAACCGGAAAAGGACGTAATTACCCCGATGTTATCGATCTAAAAGTTCAGGAAACAGCAGTTAAAATCGGAAACAAGCAAGCCAAAGCCCTAACAGTTAACGGCTCAGTTCCTGGTGCTTTAATCCGTCTGCGTGAAGGACAAAACGTCACCATTAATGTAACCAATGAACTTAAAAAAGATACTTCAATCCACTGGCATGGTATCCTTCTTCGCCCGAATATGGATGGTGTACCTGGAGTGAGTTTTGCAGGGATTAAACCGGGACAAACCTTCACTTATCGGTTTCCTGTGGCTCAAAATGGCACGTACTGGTATCACAGTCACAGCGGATTACAAGAACAACGGGGTCATTATGGTGCGCTTATTATTGACCCGATTGAACCCGAACCTTTCGAGTATGACCAAGATTATGTCGTTATGCTCTCCGATTGGACGTTTGATAATCCCCACGATATTCTCGCCAATCTCAAAAAAATGCCCGCTTACTACAATTATCAGCGACGAACCATCGCCGACTTGTCCAAAGATTTGGCATGGAGACGTATGCGGATGGACCCAGCAGATATCGCTGATGTTACTGGGGCAACCTACACCTACTTAATGAATGGTTTAGTCCCAGACTCAAACTGGACTGGACTTTTTCAAGCTGGTAATAAAGTACGACTTCGGTTTATTAATGGTTCGGCAATGACTTTCTTTGATGTTCGCATACCTGGACTCAAAATGACCGTAGTGCAAGCAGACGGTCAAAATGTACAACCAGTAAGCGTCGATGAATTCCGTATTGGCGTTGCAGAAACTTATGATGTGATTGTAGAACCTCAAGATGAGCAAGCCTACACGATTTTCGCAGAAACAATGGATCGTAGTGGTTATGCTCGCGGCACATTAGCAGTTCATGAGGGACTTAGGGCACCCCTTCCCGAACGTCGCGAACGTCCTTTACGTACTATGGCAGACATGGGGATGGCTCACGATATGTCAGGCATGAATGGTGACTCCTCCATGAAAGATATGCCAGGAATGAATAATAATTCTTCCATGAACCACGATATGTCTGGTATGAATAGTAATTCCTCCATGAAAGATATGCCAGGAATGAATGATAATTCTTCCATGAACCACGATATGTCAGGCATGAATGGTGATGATTCCTCCATGAAAGATATGCCCGGAATGAATCATGATATGTCCAAGAATGATGCAGGAGTTCCCCACGGTCCTGACGATCATGGTTTAGGAAATGCAACAGTACCAATGATGGTAAAAAGTCGGTTGCATGAACCTGGTGTTGGTTTAGAAAATACAGGACATCGCGTTTTAGTTTATACCGATTTACGTAGTTTAAAACCCGGATATGACAAAAGAAAGCCAGAGCGAGAACTAGAACTACATCTTACCGGAATTATGGAACGATATATGTGGTCATTTGATGGTAAGAAATATTCCGAAGACAAGGAAATCACTTTTTATAATGGGGAACGACTGCGCCTAATTTTTGTGAATGACACAATGATGGAACATCCAATTCATCTACACGGAATGTGGATGGAATTAGATAATGGTGCAGGAGAATATAAGCCCCGCAAACATACAATTAATGTCAAACCTGCTGAAAGACTACCTGTAGAGATTAATGTAGATGCCCCCGGTAAATGGGCATTTCATTGTCATTTACTTTATCACATGAAAGTAGGGATGTTCCGTACAGTAGCTGTTGTTAATCGGGGGTAA
- a CDS encoding copper resistance protein B encodes MQIHKTNYRFTIAGLLGLIGVLVYAPEIRADERKQLKTEFNIETIDFNEVNTDRSQKEKETKFRQSILTDESVIPTVEIANQEQLRFSQSQNNVPQIINEKEWPEPLDDSQKLKTELNIETIDFKKENTGKPQEQKKTKFRQSILTDESILPTVEIANQKQWRLSQKQNNISQVTNEEDWPEPVDDNQIFWLLLVDQLEFRDNDGEATFNWDAQGWIGGDYKRLWIKTEGDIGLETADGEAELQLLYGKLIAPFWDLQVGLRYDQLYSSDGGPGRAFGVIGVQGLAPYLFEVDAALFVSQDGDVSARLQAEYQLLLSQRLILQPEFETNIAIQQVEDFGVGSGINDIELGLRLRYEISRKFAPYVGASWTRKLGNTADLAREEGESVDNFTLLGGVRLLF; translated from the coding sequence GTGCAAATTCACAAAACAAATTACCGTTTTACTATTGCCGGATTGCTAGGTCTAATCGGCGTTTTGGTTTATGCTCCAGAAATACGGGCGGACGAACGGAAACAGTTAAAAACAGAATTCAACATTGAAACTATTGACTTTAATGAGGTAAATACTGACAGATCGCAAAAGGAGAAGGAGACAAAATTTAGACAAAGCATTCTTACAGATGAATCCGTTATCCCTACTGTTGAAATTGCCAATCAAGAACAATTGCGATTCTCACAGAGCCAAAATAACGTTCCTCAAATTATCAACGAAAAAGAATGGCCCGAACCCTTAGATGATAGTCAAAAGTTAAAAACTGAACTTAATATCGAAACTATTGACTTTAAGAAGGAAAATACTGGTAAACCGCAAGAGCAGAAGAAGACAAAATTTAGACAAAGCATTCTTACCGATGAATCTATTCTGCCTACTGTTGAAATTGCCAACCAAAAACAATGGCGATTATCACAGAAGCAAAATAACATTTCTCAAGTCACTAATGAAGAAGACTGGCCCGAACCTGTAGATGATAATCAAATATTTTGGTTGCTATTAGTTGATCAATTAGAGTTTCGGGACAATGATGGGGAAGCTACCTTCAACTGGGATGCTCAAGGCTGGATTGGAGGTGACTATAAACGACTTTGGATTAAAACTGAAGGAGATATTGGTTTAGAAACTGCTGATGGCGAAGCAGAGCTACAACTCCTTTATGGTAAATTAATCGCTCCTTTCTGGGATTTACAGGTTGGTTTACGCTATGACCAATTATATAGTTCTGACGGCGGACCGGGACGAGCTTTTGGTGTTATTGGCGTTCAAGGTTTAGCTCCTTACTTATTTGAAGTAGATGCTGCTCTTTTTGTCAGTCAAGATGGCGATGTTTCTGCACGACTTCAAGCTGAATACCAGTTACTTCTTTCTCAGCGGTTAATCTTACAGCCCGAATTCGAGACGAATATTGCTATTCAACAAGTGGAAGATTTTGGTGTTGGTTCGGGGATCAACGATATTGAGTTGGGATTACGATTGCGTTACGAGATTAGTAGAAAATTTGCTCCCTATGTAGGAGCTTCTTGGACGCGCAAACTTGGCAATACTGCTGACTTAGCACGAGAAGAAGGGGAAAGTGTTGATAACTTCACTCTTTTAGGTGGTGTGCGACTGTTGTTCTAA
- a CDS encoding beta-lactamase hydrolase domain-containing protein — MENTKKINDDITVTGQVTPEQLQQAAKSGLKSVLNLRAPDEKGFMKDEQQQAEAAGLNYTNIPLKVETIDDKLIDEILEQIDQLPKPALIHCASGMRAGAMALMNLAIDKGMTPKEAFETAEKLGFDCSSSPKLKQVFEEYVAKHSPPTYGDSDIKCIPK, encoded by the coding sequence ATGGAAAATACAAAAAAAATTAACGACGATATCACAGTAACCGGACAAGTAACACCAGAACAGTTACAGCAAGCAGCCAAGTCAGGTTTAAAGTCTGTATTAAATTTACGCGCACCTGACGAAAAAGGTTTTATGAAAGATGAACAACAACAAGCTGAAGCAGCTGGTTTAAATTACACTAATATTCCTCTCAAAGTAGAAACAATCGATGATAAGCTTATCGACGAAATACTAGAACAAATAGACCAACTACCCAAACCCGCACTCATTCATTGTGCCAGTGGAATGCGAGCCGGAGCAATGGCATTGATGAATTTAGCCATAGATAAAGGAATGACACCAAAAGAAGCTTTTGAAACTGCCGAGAAGCTAGGTTTTGATTGCAGTAGCTCACCCAAATTGAAACAAGTATTTGAGGAATACGTTGCCAAACATTCACCACCTACTTATGGTGATTCTGACATTAAATGCATTCCGAAGTGA
- a CDS encoding four-helix bundle copper-binding protein, with product MLLVHEEYQSSFDVAMRCVVECEHCAEACMGMSEMVQCARSCLDCAEICRTAATYMVRGSRYISHLARACAEICEACATECEKHDAEHCKKCAKACRDSVEEYKKIAAVAAR from the coding sequence ATGCTTTTAGTTCACGAAGAATACCAGTCTAGCTTTGATGTGGCAATGCGTTGTGTCGTGGAATGCGAACACTGTGCTGAAGCTTGCATGGGTATGTCAGAGATGGTGCAATGCGCTCGTAGCTGTCTAGATTGTGCAGAAATCTGTCGTACTGCTGCAACGTACATGGTAAGAGGTTCGCGCTACATTTCTCACTTAGCCCGTGCTTGTGCAGAGATTTGTGAAGCCTGTGCCACTGAATGCGAAAAGCATGATGCAGAACACTGTAAAAAGTGTGCAAAAGCTTGTCGTGACAGTGTGGAAGAATATAAGAAAATTGCCGCTGTCGCAGCTCGATAA
- a CDS encoding DUF305 domain-containing protein → MESKSKNNSYISLLIALIISYVVMLVLMLSRVNEFGNFFISLNQVYMSGLMVSTMLLIMLFAMGSMYKNKKLNIALLIGGTASILLFWTLVRTQAAVGNQQFLRSMIPHHAAAILVCQQASLTDARIQELCTEIVQTQKEEIRIMKELMK, encoded by the coding sequence ATGGAATCCAAGTCTAAAAACAATTCTTACATTAGCCTATTGATTGCACTGATAATTTCTTATGTCGTAATGCTAGTCCTGATGCTTTCACGAGTTAACGAGTTTGGTAATTTCTTTATCAGCCTCAACCAAGTGTATATGTCAGGACTCATGGTATCGACAATGCTGCTGATCATGCTGTTCGCAATGGGTTCCATGTACAAGAACAAGAAATTAAACATTGCACTTCTCATCGGTGGAACAGCATCAATATTATTGTTCTGGACTCTTGTGCGAACCCAAGCAGCAGTAGGAAATCAACAATTTTTGCGCTCAATGATTCCACATCACGCTGCTGCTATTTTGGTATGTCAACAAGCATCGCTGACAGATGCGCGTATTCAGGAGCTATGCACGGAGATTGTCCAGACGCAGAAAGAGGAAATAAGAATCATGAAAGAACTTATGAAATAG
- a CDS encoding copper-translocating P-type ATPase yields MAKQHHSRNNHAVREREERQNHSEQAGHLEHGVHAGHGKHAGHSPEIFKRRFFICLVLTLPILYFSTQLQTWLNYQAITFPGSEWINPILGIIIYFYGGWVFLKGAWNELHSKIGMMTLIALAITVAFVYSLAVSFGLQGKPFYWELATLVDIMLLGHWVEMASVQGASRALENLAQLVPSTAHRLINGRVEDVRVSEIRAEDVILIRPGEQVPNDGIVIEGNTNINESFLTGESRPVSKHEGDEVVAGSVNGEGSVKVEVSRIGGDTTISQIMRLVEEAQGSRSRYQALADKTAYWLTIVAITVGSITFFVWLGLSDLVFAVNRTVTVLVITCPHALGLAIPLVIANSTALAAKNGILVRNRDSLERAKDIKNMAFDKTGTLTEGKFGVQRMYTEGLDDNEALAIAAALETSSEHPLAKAVVQAAERRELDLPQMTNFNTVTGHGVEGKVNGKKYRIGRPEWVEEDNLTFPSSLRQGLQIVNERGESPVVLMTEESAVAVISMADQVRERARETVNQLQAKGIQVVMITGDAEAVARTVAEDLGIERYYARVLPEDKVSIIKQLKQEGPTAFVGDGINDAAALLEANIGIAIGAGTNVAIESADLVLIEDDPLDAVKALNLAQKTYSKMIQNLFWATGYNVIAIPLAAGVLYAWGFLLSPAIGALLMSLSTVIVAINAVMLRRAKLA; encoded by the coding sequence ATGGCAAAGCAACATCACTCAAGAAATAATCACGCAGTTCGAGAACGTGAAGAACGTCAGAATCATAGCGAACAAGCCGGACATCTCGAACATGGGGTACACGCAGGACACGGTAAACACGCCGGACACAGCCCGGAAATATTCAAGCGTCGCTTCTTTATTTGCTTAGTTCTTACCCTACCAATTCTCTATTTTTCTACTCAATTACAAACCTGGTTAAACTATCAAGCAATTACTTTTCCTGGTTCCGAATGGATTAACCCGATTTTAGGAATTATTATCTACTTTTATGGTGGTTGGGTATTTTTAAAAGGTGCTTGGAACGAACTGCATAGCAAAATCGGAATGATGACTCTGATTGCGCTAGCGATTACGGTAGCCTTTGTTTACAGTCTTGCGGTTTCTTTCGGTTTGCAGGGAAAGCCTTTCTACTGGGAATTGGCAACCTTAGTAGATATTATGCTGTTGGGACATTGGGTAGAAATGGCTTCGGTACAGGGTGCTAGCCGTGCGTTAGAAAATCTCGCTCAATTGGTACCTTCAACGGCGCATCGTTTAATAAATGGTAGAGTCGAAGATGTTCGGGTAAGCGAAATTCGAGCCGAAGATGTTATCTTGATTCGTCCTGGGGAACAGGTTCCCAATGATGGAATTGTGATAGAGGGAAACACTAATATAAATGAATCTTTTTTAACAGGTGAATCTCGTCCAGTTTCTAAACATGAAGGTGATGAAGTAGTTGCTGGTTCTGTAAACGGTGAGGGTTCGGTAAAAGTCGAAGTTTCTCGTATCGGAGGAGACACCACAATCAGTCAGATTATGCGCTTGGTAGAAGAAGCACAAGGCTCTAGAAGTCGATATCAGGCTTTAGCGGATAAAACTGCTTATTGGTTAACTATAGTTGCAATTACTGTTGGTAGCATCACTTTCTTTGTCTGGTTGGGTTTGAGTGATTTGGTATTCGCGGTAAATCGCACGGTAACTGTGTTAGTAATTACCTGTCCTCACGCGCTTGGTTTAGCTATTCCTTTGGTAATTGCCAATTCTACAGCTTTAGCGGCAAAAAACGGAATTTTGGTCAGAAATCGCGATTCTCTCGAACGTGCGAAAGATATTAAAAATATGGCGTTTGATAAAACTGGAACACTAACAGAAGGTAAATTTGGCGTGCAGAGAATGTATACAGAAGGTTTGGACGATAACGAAGCCCTTGCGATCGCAGCCGCTTTAGAAACTTCCTCGGAACATCCTTTAGCTAAAGCAGTTGTCCAAGCTGCCGAACGTCGCGAACTAGATTTACCTCAAATGACCAATTTTAATACTGTAACTGGTCATGGTGTTGAAGGTAAAGTTAACGGTAAAAAGTATCGCATCGGACGACCTGAATGGGTGGAAGAAGACAATCTTACCTTTCCTTCGTCTTTACGTCAGGGACTGCAAATAGTCAATGAACGCGGAGAAAGTCCGGTAGTATTGATGACCGAGGAAAGCGCCGTAGCTGTGATTTCAATGGCAGACCAAGTAAGAGAACGAGCGCGAGAAACAGTTAATCAACTGCAAGCAAAAGGCATTCAAGTAGTAATGATTACTGGCGATGCAGAAGCTGTGGCTCGGACGGTTGCTGAAGATTTGGGTATCGAACGCTACTATGCCCGCGTATTGCCTGAAGATAAGGTTAGCATTATCAAACAGTTAAAGCAGGAAGGTCCGACTGCTTTTGTAGGTGATGGAATTAACGATGCAGCAGCGTTATTAGAAGCTAATATTGGAATTGCCATTGGTGCGGGTACTAACGTTGCGATTGAGTCGGCTGATTTGGTTTTGATTGAAGATGACCCTTTAGACGCTGTGAAAGCGCTGAATTTGGCACAGAAAACCTACAGCAAGATGATTCAAAACCTTTTTTGGGCAACAGGTTACAACGTAATTGCGATTCCTTTAGCAGCTGGTGTACTGTATGCTTGGGGATTTCTGCTTTCTCCGGCGATTGGTGCATTATTGATGAGTTTATCGACGGTGATTGTAGCAATTAATGCTGTGATGTTGCGACGGGCAAAGTTGGCTTAA
- a CDS encoding alpha/beta fold hydrolase has translation MISKSNKSNQTLQLKDGRQMGYAEFGDLNGKPVLFFHGTPGSRLTRYPDESIATLLGVRIINIDRPGYGLSDFVPDNTLVNWTEDIIELADALKIEQFAVTGVSGGGAYALACTSEIPERITRAGVISSISPFDVSHVTEGMNLINRVLFGVGQYAPFLLNPLLSPIVRTARKEPQKLFDYGLTNYFPIPDKEVLFQPMVREMFLEDLPQAFLQGACGFTLDMKILVQSWGFQLNNISRKVYLWHGEKDENVPPNAGRYLANMIPNCEARFYPDEGHLLIFNHWQEILTTLVS, from the coding sequence ATGATTTCTAAATCAAATAAATCAAATCAAACGCTTCAGTTAAAAGATGGTCGTCAGATGGGATATGCCGAATTCGGCGACTTGAATGGAAAGCCCGTACTGTTTTTCCACGGTACACCAGGGTCGAGACTGACTCGCTATCCTGACGAATCTATTGCAACTCTGTTAGGAGTTCGCATTATTAACATTGACCGTCCGGGATATGGTTTGTCGGACTTTGTGCCAGATAACACGTTAGTGAATTGGACTGAAGATATTATTGAACTTGCTGATGCTTTAAAGATAGAACAATTTGCAGTTACAGGTGTTTCTGGAGGTGGAGCATATGCTCTGGCTTGTACATCCGAAATCCCCGAACGGATAACACGGGCTGGGGTTATCAGCAGTATATCTCCTTTCGATGTCTCCCATGTCACTGAAGGAATGAACCTCATAAACAGAGTTTTATTTGGAGTAGGACAATATGCGCCGTTTCTCCTAAATCCTTTGTTAAGTCCAATTGTACGCACAGCACGTAAAGAACCGCAGAAGTTATTTGATTATGGGCTAACAAATTATTTTCCTATACCTGATAAAGAGGTTTTATTTCAACCTATGGTGCGAGAAATGTTTTTAGAAGACTTACCCCAAGCCTTTCTTCAAGGAGCTTGTGGATTTACGTTAGACATGAAAATCCTTGTTCAATCTTGGGGCTTTCAGCTAAATAATATTTCTCGTAAAGTATACCTTTGGCATGGCGAGAAAGATGAAAATGTTCCTCCAAATGCAGGACGATATCTTGCAAACATGATCCCTAACTGTGAAGCTCGTTTTTATCCCGATGAAGGTCATTTGCTGATATTTAACCATTGGCAAGAAATTCTTACCACTTTAGTTAGTTAG
- a CDS encoding heavy-metal-associated domain-containing protein — MTIQLKVPDIACSACVNTVTKAIKSVDANATVEADTKTKIVNVQSQHSVDKIKEIIAEAGYPAA, encoded by the coding sequence ATGACTATTCAATTAAAAGTTCCAGATATCGCTTGTTCGGCTTGTGTAAATACTGTAACTAAAGCGATTAAGTCAGTTGATGCCAATGCCACTGTAGAAGCTGATACAAAAACAAAAATAGTTAATGTTCAATCTCAACATTCAGTTGACAAAATTAAAGAAATTATAGCTGAAGCTGGCTACCCGGCTGCTTAA
- a CDS encoding heavy metal translocating P-type ATPase → MDTTTLKLRGMSCASCANSIEETINSVPGVSECNVNFGAEQATVKYNPQKTDIKKIQDAVDAAGYSATPLQEQEMITGEDDEDKAARKAESRDLIRKLIVGGAISIILIFGSLPMMTGLELPFVPAWLHNAWLQLAFTAPVQFWCGYGFYTGAWKAFKRHGATMDTLIALGTSAAFFYSLFATIFPDFFLNQGLMPEVYYETAAVVITLILLGQLFENRAKGQTSEAIRKLIGLQARDARVIRNGREVDVPIQEVELDDIILVRPGEKIPVDGEVVHGTSTIDEAMVTGESLPVKKQPGDEVIGATINKTGSFKFKATRVGKDTVLSQIVQLVRQAQGSKAPIQRLADQVTGWFVPVVIAIAISTFVIWFDFMGNISLALITTVGVLIIACPCALGLATPTSVMVGTGKGAENGILIKGAESLELAHKIKTIVLDKTGTLTEGKPTVTNFVTVRGTANQNEFKLIKLAAELERNSEHPLAEAVVRYAESQGVELLDASDFEAVAGSGVQGYVADNFVQIGTKRWLSEIGIDTNLFGEQKDDWESLGQTVIWIAVDGKVEGLMGIADTLKATSTEAVRVMRKMGLEVVMLTGDNRPTAEAIAGEVGIDRVFAEVRPDQKAAVVKSLQAEGIKKRGTNKSSQNETKASVAKIVAMVGDGINDAPALAQADVGMAIGTGTDVAIAASDITLISGDLRSIVTAIKLSRATINNIRQNLFFAFFYNVLGIPIAAGILFPIFGWLLNPIIAGGAMAFSSVSVVTNALRLRNFQLKG, encoded by the coding sequence ATGGATACTACTACCCTTAAACTGCGAGGTATGAGTTGTGCCTCCTGTGCAAACAGCATCGAAGAAACTATTAATTCTGTTCCGGGAGTTAGCGAATGTAACGTTAACTTCGGTGCCGAACAAGCTACTGTAAAATATAATCCCCAAAAAACCGATATCAAAAAAATTCAGGATGCGGTAGATGCTGCTGGGTACAGTGCAACTCCCTTGCAAGAGCAAGAAATGATTACCGGGGAAGATGATGAGGATAAAGCCGCTCGTAAAGCCGAATCCCGCGATTTGATTCGCAAGCTAATTGTGGGGGGTGCAATAAGTATTATCCTTATCTTTGGTTCATTACCAATGATGACAGGGCTAGAATTACCTTTTGTTCCTGCATGGTTACACAATGCTTGGTTGCAGCTAGCATTTACCGCACCCGTACAGTTTTGGTGTGGTTATGGGTTTTATACCGGGGCTTGGAAAGCTTTTAAACGCCACGGGGCAACAATGGATACCCTGATTGCTTTGGGTACTTCGGCGGCATTTTTCTATTCACTGTTTGCAACGATATTTCCCGATTTCTTTCTCAATCAAGGGTTGATGCCGGAGGTATATTACGAAACTGCTGCTGTTGTAATTACCTTGATTCTGTTAGGACAATTGTTTGAGAATCGCGCTAAAGGACAAACTAGTGAAGCAATCCGCAAGTTGATTGGTTTGCAGGCTAGGGATGCTCGCGTGATTCGTAATGGAAGGGAAGTAGACGTTCCCATTCAAGAAGTTGAGCTTGATGACATAATCTTAGTACGTCCTGGTGAGAAAATACCCGTAGATGGAGAAGTCGTGCATGGTACTTCCACTATCGATGAAGCAATGGTGACGGGGGAAAGCTTACCCGTGAAAAAGCAGCCCGGTGATGAAGTTATCGGCGCGACGATTAATAAAACTGGTAGTTTTAAGTTTAAAGCGACAAGAGTAGGAAAAGATACTGTACTATCGCAAATTGTACAGTTAGTTAGACAAGCCCAAGGAAGTAAAGCTCCTATTCAAAGATTAGCAGACCAAGTGACGGGATGGTTTGTCCCGGTGGTAATTGCGATCGCCATTTCTACTTTTGTCATCTGGTTTGATTTTATGGGTAATATCAGCCTCGCTTTAATTACCACTGTTGGGGTTTTGATTATTGCTTGTCCCTGTGCTTTGGGTTTAGCAACTCCAACATCGGTAATGGTTGGTACGGGTAAAGGTGCTGAAAATGGTATTTTGATTAAAGGTGCGGAAAGTTTAGAACTCGCTCACAAAATTAAGACGATTGTTTTGGATAAAACCGGGACGTTAACGGAAGGAAAACCTACAGTTACCAATTTCGTGACGGTGCGCGGTACTGCAAATCAAAATGAGTTTAAACTTATTAAGTTAGCGGCTGAATTAGAGCGTAATTCAGAACATCCTTTGGCAGAAGCCGTAGTTAGATATGCTGAAAGTCAAGGTGTGGAATTACTAGACGCTAGTGATTTTGAAGCTGTTGCTGGAAGCGGCGTTCAAGGATATGTTGCAGATAACTTTGTGCAAATTGGGACTAAGCGCTGGCTATCGGAGATTGGGATTGATACCAACTTATTCGGGGAGCAAAAAGACGATTGGGAATCCCTTGGACAAACCGTAATTTGGATTGCTGTAGATGGGAAAGTTGAAGGTTTGATGGGAATTGCCGATACTCTCAAAGCTACCTCCACCGAAGCGGTAAGAGTAATGCGTAAGATGGGTTTGGAAGTAGTAATGTTGACCGGAGATAACCGTCCGACAGCTGAAGCGATTGCTGGTGAAGTTGGTATTGACCGCGTGTTTGCAGAAGTCAGACCAGACCAGAAAGCGGCTGTTGTCAAGTCTTTGCAGGCTGAAGGAATAAAGAAAAGAGGTACAAATAAAAGTTCTCAGAACGAAACAAAAGCATCCGTTGCCAAAATTGTCGCGATGGTGGGAGATGGTATAAATGATGCCCCAGCTTTAGCACAAGCCGATGTGGGAATGGCAATTGGTACCGGAACTGATGTGGCGATCGCAGCTAGTGACATAACTTTAATTTCAGGCGATTTGCGATCGATCGTCACGGCTATAAAACTTTCGAGGGCTACTATCAATAATATTCGTCAGAATTTGTTCTTTGCATTTTTCTATAATGTTTTAGGTATTCCCATCGCTGCGGGAATTTTGTTTCCCATATTTGGATGGTTGCTTAACCCCATTATTGCTGGTGGTGCGATGGCTTTTAGTTCGGTTTCGGTGGTGACTAATGCTTTACGATTGCGTAATTTTCAATTGAAAGGGTGA
- a CDS encoding cupredoxin domain-containing protein produces MLNKKKILANLAGVGFFLSVVSGTALAQKPVSMPVSEQENVQFRRIEQPLGLKAAVTVGGIGLIGLELWWFLFSKSKTVQANRNQDIQEITITVDGGYEPNQVVVEAGQLVRLNFFRRDASSCLEKVLVPDFHIAQDLTLNQVTTVEFTPEKPGEYTFSCGMNMYRGKILAQLN; encoded by the coding sequence ATGTTAAACAAAAAAAAGATTTTAGCGAATCTTGCTGGGGTGGGATTTTTTCTATCAGTTGTTTCTGGAACAGCTTTGGCTCAAAAACCTGTATCCATGCCAGTTTCTGAACAAGAAAACGTGCAATTTCGACGGATTGAACAACCTTTAGGGTTAAAAGCTGCCGTGACTGTAGGTGGTATTGGTTTGATTGGGCTGGAGTTATGGTGGTTTCTTTTTAGTAAATCTAAAACCGTCCAAGCTAATAGAAATCAAGACATACAAGAAATAACCATTACTGTAGATGGCGGTTACGAACCAAATCAAGTTGTTGTAGAAGCGGGACAACTAGTACGACTCAACTTTTTTCGTCGCGATGCTAGTAGCTGTTTAGAAAAAGTATTAGTTCCAGATTTTCATATTGCTCAGGATTTAACTCTTAATCAAGTGACGACTGTAGAATTTACTCCCGAAAAACCGGGAGAATATACTTTTAGTTGTGGAATGAATATGTATCGAGGGAAGATTTTAGCCCAGTTGAATTGA
- a CDS encoding DUF6876 family protein — protein MKTPQEIASELNQFYGSATLYKHWLGLKYTEGIQYLAQEANCYWLLDAIASHQTKNLLLNPKLREFQIWHLRVQENSGILICEWDTNQEVLRQEIKYTDFPLSHIKLYLVEKVLMLPNEY, from the coding sequence ATGAAAACTCCGCAAGAAATAGCCAGCGAGCTAAACCAATTTTATGGTTCAGCCACTCTCTACAAACACTGGCTCGGCTTGAAATATACAGAGGGTATACAATACCTAGCGCAAGAAGCAAATTGTTATTGGCTCCTAGATGCAATTGCCTCACATCAAACAAAGAATTTACTCTTAAATCCAAAACTAAGAGAATTTCAAATTTGGCATTTACGAGTTCAAGAAAATTCCGGCATTTTGATATGTGAGTGGGATACCAATCAAGAAGTATTACGGCAAGAAATTAAATATACAGATTTTCCATTGAGCCATATCAAGCTTTATTTGGTTGAAAAAGTTCTCATGCTTCCAAACGAATACTAA